From Marmota flaviventris isolate mMarFla1 chromosome X, mMarFla1.hap1, whole genome shotgun sequence, the proteins below share one genomic window:
- the LOC114084545 gene encoding zinc finger protein 433-like isoform X2: MISVTFEDVAVNFTQEEWTLLDASQKNLYRDVMLEVFRNLASIGKRWDDKNIEDQINNSGSNLRHFRSHCGHECYKHEECEEKPCELKQYRKSLVSLKSVHTQMLTQTGDGPYESTVCGRVISCSSDIQRHEDSHTECQPYECQQCGEAFSSLPAVQRHMRTHSGGKPFQCEVCGKAFHSPTLFRKHERTHSGEKLHKCKQGGKTLVSFTSLRCHMIRHTGKAHFKCKVCGKDFAYPSLLRIHQRTHTREKPYECPQCGKAFSTSSYLQIHEWTHTGEKPYEYKRCGKAFTQSAHLHSHEQTHTGEKPYKCQQCGKAYTTSSYLQIHEKIHAGEKPNECQQCGKVFTTSSNLHRHERTHTREKPYECKQYGKAFTQSSNLHSIENTHMTEKSYECQQCGKVFTTSSNLHRHERTHTREKPYECKQYGKAFTQSSNLHSIENTHMTEKSCECQQCGKVFSTFSNLQIHERIHTGEKPYVCKLCGKAFARSPQLHIHKRTHTGEKPYECKQCGKAFNDPSNLHRHERTHTREKPYACQHCGKGFNTSSYLQMHEQIHTGEKPNESQHCGKTFDTSSEPHMHGRTHTEEKTNECQPCGKVFSTSSSLHRHEWTHTGEKPYQCQQCGKAYTTSSYLQIHEKIHAGEKPNECQQCGKVFTTSSYLHRHERTHTGVKPYECKQCGKAFTQSANLRSHEQTHTGVKPYECKQCGKAFTQSANLRSHERTHTGEKPYECKQCGRAFARSSELHTHGRMHTGEKPYKCQQCGKDFAAYSQLHRHERTHTGERPYECKQCGKAFSDPSNLHRHERMHTGEKPYECQQCGKAFTTSTHLHKHEQIHTEEMPNGSQHCGKTFDTSSEPHMHGRTHTEEKTNECQPCGKVFSTSYLQIHEWTHTREKPYECKQCGKTFARSSQLHIHKRTHTGEKPYKCQQCGKDFAAYSHLHKHERMHTGERPYECKQCGKAFTVSSNLHRHERTHTREKPYECQHCGKGFTTSSYLQMHEQIHAGEKPNESQHCGKTFDTSSEPHMHGRTHTEEKPYECQQCGKVFSTSSYLQIHERTHTGVKPYECKQCGKAFTQSAHLRSHEQTHTGVKPYECKRCGKAFARSSQLHIHERTHSGEKPYECKQCGRAFARSSDLHTHGRMHTGEKPYKCQQCGKDFAAYSQLHRHERTHTGERPYECKECGKAFATSYQLNRHGRTHTGEKPYECQRCGRAFGRSCELHVHERIHTGEKPYECKQCGKSYTTSSSLVIHERTHTGEKPYECLQCGKAYTNSSSLLIHERSHTGEKTYECQQCEKSFVTSSQLHLHEQTHKAEKLYS, from the exons ATCtcagtgacctttgaggatgtggccGTGAACTTCACCCAGGAGGAGTGGACTTTGCTGGATGCTTCCCAGAAGAACCtttacagagatgtgatgctggaAGTCTTCAGAAACCTGGCTTCTATAG GAAAGAGATGGGATGACAAGAACATTGAAGATCAGATCAATAATTCTGGGAGTAATCTAAG GCACTTCAGATCTCACTGTGGGCATGAATGCTATAAACATGAAGAGTGTGAAGAGAAGCCATGTGAATTGAAACAATACAGAAAATCTCTGGTTTCTCTCAAAAGTGTTCACACACAAATGTTAACACAAACTGGAGATGGACCATATGAAAGTACAGTATGTGGAAGAGTCATCAGTTGTTCCAGTGACATTCAAAGACATGAAGATTCTCATACTGAGTGCcaaccctatgaatgtcaacaatgtggtgaagccttttcttctctcccagCTGTTCAAAGACACATGAGAACACACAGTGGAGGTAAACCTTTTCAATGTGAggtatgtgggaaagcctttcatTCCCCcactttatttagaaaacatgaaagaactcattctGGAGAGAAACTCCATAAATGTAAACAAGGAGGTAAAACTTTGGTTTCATTCACAAGTCTTCGATGTCACATGATCAGGCACACTGGGAAAGCACATTTCAAATGTAAGGTATGTGGAAAAGACTTTGCTTATCCCAGTTTACTTAGAATACATCAGAGAACACATACtagagagaaaccctatgaatgtccacaatgtgggaaagccttcagtacTTCATCTTACCTCCAGATACACGAATGGACtcatacaggagagaagccctatgagtaTAAGcggtgtggaaaagccttcactcaGTCTGCTCACCTTCACTCTCATGAgcaaactcatactggagagaagccctataaatgtcaacaatgtggaaaagcctacaCTACTTCATCttaccttcagatacatgaaaaaatccatgctggagagaagcccaatgaatgccaacaatgtggaaaagtcttcactacttcttctaaccttcacagacatgaacgaactcatactagggagaagccctatgaatgtaagcagtatggcaaagcttttactcagTCTTCTAACCTTCACTCAATTGAAAACACTCATATGACAGAGAAATCCTATGAAtgccaacaatgtggaaaagtcttcactacttcttctaaccttcacagacatgaacgaactcatactagggagaagccctatgaatgtaagcagtatggcaaagcttttactcagTCTTCTAACCTTCACTCAATTGAAAACACTCATATGACAGAGAAATCCTGTGAAtgccaacaatgtggaaaagtcttcAGTACTTTTTCTAACCTTCAGATACATGAacggattcatactggagagaagccctatgtaTGTAAActgtgtggaaaagcctttgctagatcTCCTCAGCTTCACATACATaaacgaactcatactggagagaagccctatgaatgtaagcagtgtggaaaagccttcaatGACCCCTCTAACCTTCACAGACATGAAAGAACACATACTAGAGAGAAACCCTATGCATGTCAACACTGTGGGAAAGGCTTCAATACTTCAAGTTACCTTCAGATGCATGAACAaatccatactggagagaagcccaatGAAAGTCAACATTGTGGAAAAACCTTTGATACATCCAGTGAACCTCACATGCATGGAAGAACTCACACAGAAGAGAAGACCAATGAATGCCAACCATGTGGGAAAGTCTTCAGTacttcttcttcccttcacagacatgaatggacgcatactggagagaagccctatcaatgtcaacaatgtggaaaagcctacaCTACTTCATCttaccttcagatacatgaaaaaatccatgctggagagaagcccaatgaatgccaacaatgtggaaaagtcttcACTACTTCTTCTTACCTTCACAGACATGAACGGACACATACTGGAgtgaagccctatgaatgtaagcagtgtggcaaagccttcactcagtCTGCTAACCTTCGCTCCCATGAGCAAACTCATACTGGTgtgaagccctatgaatgtaagcagtgtggcaaagccttcactcagtCTGCTAACCTTCGCTCCCAtgaacgaactcatactggagagaagccctatgaatgtaaacaatgtggtaGAGCCTTTGCTAGATCCAGTGAGCTTCACACACATGGAAGgatgcatactggagagaagccctataaatgtcaacaatgtggaaaagacTTTGCTGCCTACTCTCAGCTTCACAGACATGAAAGGACGCATACTGGAGAgaggccctatgaatgtaaacagtgtggaaaagccttcagtGACCCCTCTAACCTTCACAGACATGAAAGaatgcatactggagagaaaccctatgaatgtcaacaatgtggaaaagctttcacTACTTCAACTCACCTTCATAAACATGAACAAATCCATACTGAAGAGATGCCCAATGGAAGTCAACATTGTGGAAAAACCTTTGATACATCCAGTGAACCTCACATGCATGGAAGAACTCACACAGAAGAGAAGACCAATGAATGCCAACCATGTGGGAAAGTCTTCAGTACTTCttaccttcagatacatgaaTGGACTCATACTAgagaaaagccctatgaatgtaagcagtgtggcaaaacCTTTGCTAGATCTTCTCAGCTTCACATACATaaacgaactcatactggagagaagccctataaatgtcaacaatgtggaaaagacTTTGCTGCCTACTCTCACCTTCACAAACATGAAAGGATGCATACTGGAGAGAGGCCCTATGAATGCaaacagtgtggaaaagccttcactgTGTCCTCTAACCTTCACAGACATGAAAGAACACATACtagagagaaaccctatgaatgtcaacattGTGGGAAAGGCTTCACTACTTCAAGTTACCTTCAGATGCATGAACAAATCCATGCTGGAGAGAAGCCCAATGAAAGTCAACATTGTGGAAAAACCTTTGATACATCCAGTGAACCTCACATGCATGGAAGAACTCACACAgaagagaagccctatgaatgccaacaatgtggaaaagtcttcAGTACTTCTTCttaccttcagatacatgaacGGACACATACTGGAgtgaagccctatgaatgtaagcagtgtggcaaagccttcactcagtCTGCTCACCTTCGCTCCCATGAGCAAACTCATACTGGAgtgaagccctatgaatgtaagcggtgtggcaaagcctttgctagatcTTCTCAGCTTCACatacatgaaagaactcattctggagagaagccctatgaatgtaaacaatgtggtaGAGCCTTTGCTAGATCCAGTGACCTTCACACACATGGAAGgatgcatactggagagaagccctataaatgtcaacaatgtggaaaagacTTTGCTGCCTACTCTCAGCTTCACAGACATGAAAGGACGCATACTGGAGAgaggccctatgaatgtaaagagtgtggaaaagcctttgctacatcctATCAGCTAAACAGACatggaagaacacatactggagaaaagccctatgaatgtcaaaGATGTGGTAGAGCCTTTGGTAGATCCTGTGAACTTCACGTACATGAAAGAAtacatactggagaaaagccctatgaGTGTAAACAGTGTGGAAAATCCTACACTACTTCGTCTTCCCTTGTGATACATGagcgaactcatactggagagaagccctatgaatgtctacaatgtgggaaagcctacACTAATTCCTCTTCTCTTCTGATACATGAACGAAGTCATACTGGAGAGAAgacctatgaatgtcaacaatgtgaaAAATCCTTTGTTACATCCTCTCAGCTTCACTTACATGAACAAACCCATAAGGCAGAGAAATTGTACTCTTGA
- the LOC114084545 gene encoding zinc finger protein 721-like isoform X3, protein MLEVFRNLASIGKRWDDKNIEDQINNSGSNLRHFRSHCGHECYKHEECEEKPCELKQYRKSLVSLKSVHTQMLTQTGDGPYESTVCGRVISCSSDIQRHEDSHTECQPYECQQCGEAFSSLPAVQRHMRTHSGGKPFQCEVCGKAFHSPTLFRKHERTHSGEKLHKCKQGGKTLVSFTSLRCHMIRHTGKAHFKCKVCGKDFAYPSLLRIHQRTHTREKPYECPQCGKAFSTSSYLQIHEWTHTGEKPYEYKRCGKAFTQSAHLHSHEQTHTGEKPYKCQQCGKAYTTSSYLQIHEKIHAGEKPNECQQCGKVFTTSSNLHRHERTHTREKPYECKQYGKAFTQSSNLHSIENTHMTEKSYECQQCGKVFTTSSNLHRHERTHTREKPYECKQYGKAFTQSSNLHSIENTHMTEKSCECQQCGKVFSTFSNLQIHERIHTGEKPYVCKLCGKAFARSPQLHIHKRTHTGEKPYECKQCGKAFNDPSNLHRHERTHTREKPYACQHCGKGFNTSSYLQMHEQIHTGEKPNESQHCGKTFDTSSEPHMHGRTHTEEKTNECQPCGKVFSTSSSLHRHEWTHTGEKPYQCQQCGKAYTTSSYLQIHEKIHAGEKPNECQQCGKVFTTSSYLHRHERTHTGVKPYECKQCGKAFTQSANLRSHEQTHTGVKPYECKQCGKAFTQSANLRSHERTHTGEKPYECKQCGRAFARSSELHTHGRMHTGEKPYKCQQCGKDFAAYSQLHRHERTHTGERPYECKQCGKAFSDPSNLHRHERMHTGEKPYECQQCGKAFTTSTHLHKHEQIHTEEMPNGSQHCGKTFDTSSEPHMHGRTHTEEKTNECQPCGKVFSTSYLQIHEWTHTREKPYECKQCGKTFARSSQLHIHKRTHTGEKPYKCQQCGKDFAAYSHLHKHERMHTGERPYECKQCGKAFTVSSNLHRHERTHTREKPYECQHCGKGFTTSSYLQMHEQIHAGEKPNESQHCGKTFDTSSEPHMHGRTHTEEKPYECQQCGKVFSTSSYLQIHERTHTGVKPYECKQCGKAFTQSAHLRSHEQTHTGVKPYECKRCGKAFARSSQLHIHERTHSGEKPYECKQCGRAFARSSDLHTHGRMHTGEKPYKCQQCGKDFAAYSQLHRHERTHTGERPYECKECGKAFATSYQLNRHGRTHTGEKPYECQRCGRAFGRSCELHVHERIHTGEKPYECKQCGKSYTTSSSLVIHERTHTGEKPYECLQCGKAYTNSSSLLIHERSHTGEKTYECQQCEKSFVTSSQLHLHEQTHKAEKLYS, encoded by the exons atgctggaAGTCTTCAGAAACCTGGCTTCTATAG GAAAGAGATGGGATGACAAGAACATTGAAGATCAGATCAATAATTCTGGGAGTAATCTAAG GCACTTCAGATCTCACTGTGGGCATGAATGCTATAAACATGAAGAGTGTGAAGAGAAGCCATGTGAATTGAAACAATACAGAAAATCTCTGGTTTCTCTCAAAAGTGTTCACACACAAATGTTAACACAAACTGGAGATGGACCATATGAAAGTACAGTATGTGGAAGAGTCATCAGTTGTTCCAGTGACATTCAAAGACATGAAGATTCTCATACTGAGTGCcaaccctatgaatgtcaacaatgtggtgaagccttttcttctctcccagCTGTTCAAAGACACATGAGAACACACAGTGGAGGTAAACCTTTTCAATGTGAggtatgtgggaaagcctttcatTCCCCcactttatttagaaaacatgaaagaactcattctGGAGAGAAACTCCATAAATGTAAACAAGGAGGTAAAACTTTGGTTTCATTCACAAGTCTTCGATGTCACATGATCAGGCACACTGGGAAAGCACATTTCAAATGTAAGGTATGTGGAAAAGACTTTGCTTATCCCAGTTTACTTAGAATACATCAGAGAACACATACtagagagaaaccctatgaatgtccacaatgtgggaaagccttcagtacTTCATCTTACCTCCAGATACACGAATGGACtcatacaggagagaagccctatgagtaTAAGcggtgtggaaaagccttcactcaGTCTGCTCACCTTCACTCTCATGAgcaaactcatactggagagaagccctataaatgtcaacaatgtggaaaagcctacaCTACTTCATCttaccttcagatacatgaaaaaatccatgctggagagaagcccaatgaatgccaacaatgtggaaaagtcttcactacttcttctaaccttcacagacatgaacgaactcatactagggagaagccctatgaatgtaagcagtatggcaaagcttttactcagTCTTCTAACCTTCACTCAATTGAAAACACTCATATGACAGAGAAATCCTATGAAtgccaacaatgtggaaaagtcttcactacttcttctaaccttcacagacatgaacgaactcatactagggagaagccctatgaatgtaagcagtatggcaaagcttttactcagTCTTCTAACCTTCACTCAATTGAAAACACTCATATGACAGAGAAATCCTGTGAAtgccaacaatgtggaaaagtcttcAGTACTTTTTCTAACCTTCAGATACATGAacggattcatactggagagaagccctatgtaTGTAAActgtgtggaaaagcctttgctagatcTCCTCAGCTTCACATACATaaacgaactcatactggagagaagccctatgaatgtaagcagtgtggaaaagccttcaatGACCCCTCTAACCTTCACAGACATGAAAGAACACATACTAGAGAGAAACCCTATGCATGTCAACACTGTGGGAAAGGCTTCAATACTTCAAGTTACCTTCAGATGCATGAACAaatccatactggagagaagcccaatGAAAGTCAACATTGTGGAAAAACCTTTGATACATCCAGTGAACCTCACATGCATGGAAGAACTCACACAGAAGAGAAGACCAATGAATGCCAACCATGTGGGAAAGTCTTCAGTacttcttcttcccttcacagacatgaatggacgcatactggagagaagccctatcaatgtcaacaatgtggaaaagcctacaCTACTTCATCttaccttcagatacatgaaaaaatccatgctggagagaagcccaatgaatgccaacaatgtggaaaagtcttcACTACTTCTTCTTACCTTCACAGACATGAACGGACACATACTGGAgtgaagccctatgaatgtaagcagtgtggcaaagccttcactcagtCTGCTAACCTTCGCTCCCATGAGCAAACTCATACTGGTgtgaagccctatgaatgtaagcagtgtggcaaagccttcactcagtCTGCTAACCTTCGCTCCCAtgaacgaactcatactggagagaagccctatgaatgtaaacaatgtggtaGAGCCTTTGCTAGATCCAGTGAGCTTCACACACATGGAAGgatgcatactggagagaagccctataaatgtcaacaatgtggaaaagacTTTGCTGCCTACTCTCAGCTTCACAGACATGAAAGGACGCATACTGGAGAgaggccctatgaatgtaaacagtgtggaaaagccttcagtGACCCCTCTAACCTTCACAGACATGAAAGaatgcatactggagagaaaccctatgaatgtcaacaatgtggaaaagctttcacTACTTCAACTCACCTTCATAAACATGAACAAATCCATACTGAAGAGATGCCCAATGGAAGTCAACATTGTGGAAAAACCTTTGATACATCCAGTGAACCTCACATGCATGGAAGAACTCACACAGAAGAGAAGACCAATGAATGCCAACCATGTGGGAAAGTCTTCAGTACTTCttaccttcagatacatgaaTGGACTCATACTAgagaaaagccctatgaatgtaagcagtgtggcaaaacCTTTGCTAGATCTTCTCAGCTTCACATACATaaacgaactcatactggagagaagccctataaatgtcaacaatgtggaaaagacTTTGCTGCCTACTCTCACCTTCACAAACATGAAAGGATGCATACTGGAGAGAGGCCCTATGAATGCaaacagtgtggaaaagccttcactgTGTCCTCTAACCTTCACAGACATGAAAGAACACATACtagagagaaaccctatgaatgtcaacattGTGGGAAAGGCTTCACTACTTCAAGTTACCTTCAGATGCATGAACAAATCCATGCTGGAGAGAAGCCCAATGAAAGTCAACATTGTGGAAAAACCTTTGATACATCCAGTGAACCTCACATGCATGGAAGAACTCACACAgaagagaagccctatgaatgccaacaatgtggaaaagtcttcAGTACTTCTTCttaccttcagatacatgaacGGACACATACTGGAgtgaagccctatgaatgtaagcagtgtggcaaagccttcactcagtCTGCTCACCTTCGCTCCCATGAGCAAACTCATACTGGAgtgaagccctatgaatgtaagcggtgtggcaaagcctttgctagatcTTCTCAGCTTCACatacatgaaagaactcattctggagagaagccctatgaatgtaaacaatgtggtaGAGCCTTTGCTAGATCCAGTGACCTTCACACACATGGAAGgatgcatactggagagaagccctataaatgtcaacaatgtggaaaagacTTTGCTGCCTACTCTCAGCTTCACAGACATGAAAGGACGCATACTGGAGAgaggccctatgaatgtaaagagtgtggaaaagcctttgctacatcctATCAGCTAAACAGACatggaagaacacatactggagaaaagccctatgaatgtcaaaGATGTGGTAGAGCCTTTGGTAGATCCTGTGAACTTCACGTACATGAAAGAAtacatactggagaaaagccctatgaGTGTAAACAGTGTGGAAAATCCTACACTACTTCGTCTTCCCTTGTGATACATGagcgaactcatactggagagaagccctatgaatgtctacaatgtgggaaagcctacACTAATTCCTCTTCTCTTCTGATACATGAACGAAGTCATACTGGAGAGAAgacctatgaatgtcaacaatgtgaaAAATCCTTTGTTACATCCTCTCAGCTTCACTTACATGAACAAACCCATAAGGCAGAGAAATTGTACTCTTGA